Below is a genomic region from Henckelia pumila isolate YLH828 chromosome 3, ASM3356847v2, whole genome shotgun sequence.
CGCTGCTTCAGAGTCCCAGCAAGATGTAGTAGACCAGAGTGATCGGGAGGGCGATTAACATCCCGAATATGACCCTGTAACATTTGCAATGCAGATGTGTTAGACATCTCCTCAATTGTTTGATAATGGATGCACATTAGCTAATCTTGTGAACAAGTGTATCATTTCTACCGACCCTGTGCTCAATATGTCTGGATGGACATTGTATTCCTTGGCGAAAACGAAGGGAACGATCCCTTGAGGAAGAGCTGCCTGAACAATTGCAATGTGCAGCAATACGCCTCGCAGGCCAACAGCAATCGAAGCAGCAGCCATAACCGCCGGCCCTGTCAGGAACCGAATTGCCATCGAAAAGGCAGCAACCGATTTGCCACAAGCAATCATTCTTGGCTGCAATGCCATGAACAATCCTAGAAATCCCATTTTACATGAGTACTTTAGTCTTTTATCATGAACAATCTAGTTGAACGAAAAAACAATGCATATACGAGTGCTCGCTGTAACATACCAAGACTGAACATTGCCATTCCAAGACCAGCATCAGATAAAATGGAGATCGACTTGGCAATTATAGCTGGCATCTCGACGTGCCACCTGCAAGAAGTACTAACTTTTTTAATGTGTTTGCCAACTACAACAAGAGTATGTAAAAACCAATGGCTTCGCCAGAGGGGGAAGGGGTAGCCGGACCAGTGATCATAATTCAGCCAATATAGGTTTATATGAATACAAGTATATTGTGCCAAATTATGATTTTGCTTATCCCGAAAAGTAAATCTGGCTTCACCATCATAAACAAAGGATTTTAGTGCATATACTTGAATGAGACCAAAGACCAAGAGAGGCCAAAGAGGCTCGAATATGTGTTGGGATTCCGAATGAGCTTTCGCCAAACCATGATGAGTATGAGCCTTGTCATCACATTGGCTGGCGGCATTGTAGTCTGCTTTGCATCCACAATTGTCTTTGGGTTAAGCTCAACAGTGGAGCTCGAACCAAGCTTGGAAAGAACAGGCCCTTCACGATCAGCACCATTTGGACCACGTTTGTTCCCAAAACTAAATTCATCGCGGCCGAAATCGTCATAATCTATACATCATCAAACACGCACATCAAAACGGGTCGATAAAAACTAGGTCGGTAAAGGCTTATCTGCAGTTGATTTTCATTAAATCACAACAAAAAATTATGATATAACAATTAATGGAAGCAACTAGCACGTGATAATAGTCAATAGATGACAAAGAAACCAAAATTTGAGGGATGTTGCAGTTTGTTGACAAACAAAGAACAGAAAGCCCATCCTAGAAGGAAACTCATTAGGAAAAATACAACCACAAGCTaataatagaaatagaaatacaAGAGCATGTCTCCCTAAATGACAAAAGCAGTTGCATTAAAAAAATGTACTCAACATAGTTCCAACAACAAGcattaaatttcattttcaaaatcCAAGAAATTAAATCAAACAATCAACACAACTTAAGATTCAACTGTAGTAGTCTGACCAAGAAAACAAAAGGGTCCAAatactttatttaaaaaaacaaaaaaaattataccttTGGGATGAGCTCCAACGTTAAGTTCGTTTCCATAATCACCTCCTCTGAAAACATGAATTCCTCCTTCAGAAACTGGTGAAGCACTTGAACTCCACACGAACATGTGAAGATCTTTACCACCACCGCCGCCGCCACCCTCAGCCCCATTAGCCTTCTTCTTTCCTCCACCTCCTGCCGCCGCCGGAGAGAATATTCCGGCGCTGGCAGGAGCAGGATACGCCCCATTACTCTTACCTTGATTCACATGTCCACTCTCCTCGTCAAAACCACCCAAGTTCCCAAAATTTGATTGCCTCGGACTAGTATTCTTACCATTCACCATCGAGTAAAAATCAGTGTGATTAAAACTTGAACCCCTAGGAGTGGGATTTCTTGAAGATTGCAGAGAGTAAATCTCTGCATTGGTTAAGTTAGAGGGTCTTGGAGTTAAAGAAAGACCGGAATGTGGGCCACCGTGGGATCTCCTTGAAAAGATATCTGATCTCGAACTCGTTGATTTCCTCACAGTAACATGAATCTTCCCATCTTCTCCAACCTCTGCCTCAGTCTGCAGGGGCTCTTTCCCATCCAAAGAAATGATATCAGAATCAACTCTGAACGAAATAATGGAGCCCGCAGTGTCGGGAAACTGCTCTGAAATGAGCATTCTTGCTCCTCTGTACTCGAACAGAAACAGCATCAGAGTGTACCAGATTATGCACTGTAGCACAACGATTTGAACCATTAAACTCCCTGAGAAATCACCATACATTCCCTTCAACAGAGGGATTCCCATTACGAGAGTGTTAGGCAGCGTGGAGACTGAAAAGAGAGTAATAGACCACTCCAAGCAGCCTCTGGCGCTGGCTCTCGACCATACGGCAAGAACAGAGAGTACTATTATTTTCTGCAGAGAGTCCGCGGCAATGAATCTGTAGTTCATTTCATAAGGGTTGTTGGAGGCGATGAAGTGAAAAGAGAGAAGCGGGACCGCGAACAGCGCCACAAATCTGTTGATTCCCGAACACTGGTCCGGCGTGAAGATTTTCCACCATTTCACCGAACCGTAAGCCAAGATCATGGCCACATAGAGGGGAACCACAGCAGTAAGAACATGGTAGAGGTCCGTGATGCTGATCATTTTtccccaattttttttttaccaaaaggGTTGGcgtaaaaatgattttttttttttaaaaaaaactatcaaGATTGGATCTTTATCCCAGAAGTTGCAAAACCCTTCTCTGTTTTTCTCAAGACAAGCACTTGAAGATTTAGAAACAGCAATGAATAAGGAAAATGGAGCAGCAGAAACTAGAGCTCAGCTTGGTCCTTTGAATGGTTTTATGATAGAAAATGGAATGATGGGGATCAAGAAAACGGTTGTGTGACCAGATTTTCTGGCTCAGTTTGGGAGAGAGGGACAGAGAGGCGATGTGAAATAATTTAATGGCagacaaagaaaataaaagcaGAGGTCTTTTGGGAAGCCTTTTTTTCAGTCTTTTGATGGAAAAGCGAAAGAAAGAGGCCAACTCTTACACATTTCAGACACATTTATGCATGCAGAAGCAGTACTAACTAGCATCATAGCGtgtgtaaaataataattaggcacactattattattatcatattgAATAATTAAATGCAACCACTTTTATGTATGTAAATATCTTTTTCCTTGAAAAATATATGCTTAACCTCTTAATTatgtcatcatttttaatttttttttataatatgatAAAACCCGCAAGTGCTGCTTTCGACGAGCACTCGAAACAACATGTGAAGCTATTTCATCTATATACTAAAAAAGTGATAGGTTGCTAGTGTGAATTCAAGTACGGTTCCAATGCATTTATTGGAATGAAACAAATTATGCAATAAAGTATATAGAAGTACCTAATGAAGTTTACCATTTGTTTGGGTTAAAGTAAGTGAGCTACAGCCAATGAAGGCCATAAAACCCGCAATAAACTTTTTCAAGTTCAAAAactttattagatatataaacAAAGAATTATTATTCTTCACTTATCCTTCGAAACAAAGtattattgattaaaaataaaattgtcaTACTTGTGGACTACCAGCCTTAATTTTCTTTTGGTGAAAGAGTTGAGTTTGTCATAATTAATTGGATCTCGAATTAGATATCAAGTCTCAAACTTAAAGATCTTGATGCAACGTAAGTAAGTCGTCCGTGAGACATCATAATCTATAGTACATGAAAGTTAATAAAATTTAGTGATAAAAGAAAAGAGGCATAAAACGGGGAGTATATGACTAAAATTTCATTATCCATGAAAGGGAAAGCAGGGAAGAGCatgaagaagaaagggaaaggaGAAGCGATAAAAGACAAAGAAAGGAAACATGAGAAGAGGAGAAGGCTGCTAAGGGAGTGTGTTTGAGAAAGGAGCAATACACGAAAGATTCTCTCCACTTTCCTgtcatttatttatgttttatttttcatcATTTAGGTTGCCTTTATGGTACCACGtacattataaatatattttgtcctttaaaaaaaaaaccattgaCGGACAGGggattttcttggatgggg
It encodes:
- the LOC140887135 gene encoding probable auxin efflux carrier component 1b, encoding MISITDLYHVLTAVVPLYVAMILAYGSVKWWKIFTPDQCSGINRFVALFAVPLLSFHFIASNNPYEMNYRFIAADSLQKIIVLSVLAVWSRASARGCLEWSITLFSVSTLPNTLVMGIPLLKGMYGDFSGSLMVQIVVLQCIIWYTLMLFLFEYRGARMLISEQFPDTAGSIISFRVDSDIISLDGKEPLQTEAEVGEDGKIHVTVRKSTSSRSDIFSRRSHGGPHSGLSLTPRPSNLTNAEIYSLQSSRNPTPRGSSFNHTDFYSMVNGKNTSPRQSNFGNLGGFDEESGHVNQGKSNGAYPAPASAGIFSPAAAGGGGKKKANGAEGGGGGGGKDLHMFVWSSSASPVSEGGIHVFRGGDYGNELNVGAHPKDYDDFGRDEFSFGNKRGPNGADREGPVLSKLGSSSTVELNPKTIVDAKQTTMPPANVMTRLILIMVWRKLIRNPNTYSSLFGLSWSLVSFKWHVEMPAIIAKSISILSDAGLGMAMFSLGLFMALQPRMIACGKSVAAFSMAIRFLTGPAVMAAASIAVGLRGVLLHIAIVQAALPQGIVPFVFAKEYNVHPDILSTGVIFGMLIALPITLVYYILLGL